In Methanosarcina siciliae T4/M, one genomic interval encodes:
- a CDS encoding DNA topoisomerase VI subunit B, with the protein MEIPIAEELAKKQKSISVAEFFEKNRQILGFDSAPRSLITTVKEAVDNSLDACEEAGILPDILVQVERTGQDYVTVIIEDNGPGIVREQIPKVFAKLLYGSRFHALKQSRGQQGIGISAAVLYAQMTAGRHTKILSKTGSNVPAHYYELMINTGTNEPDILVDEVRDWFRPHGTQIELEMKAAYVKGRRQSIYEYLKATAIVNPHARVTLIDPDGNEEVFERATDKIPDPAEEILPHPEGIELGTLMKMLHYTERQKLAPFLRYSFCKIGLLTAEEICKAAGLDPEIDPHALGRHEARKLIEAFQKVKIMSPPTDCLSPIGEELIYRGLEKETNVDFIATSTRKPAVYSGNPFVVEVGLAYGGNLPKEEKISIMRFANRVPLLYQQGGCVTTHAVEDIKWKQYGLNQPGGGVPTGPVLLLIHVASINVPFTSESKDAIADIPVIKDEVDLAVKEVARKLKHYLSKQSNLKKRREKEIIITKVLPKMAAKVANILDKDVPDINPVVAKIMGNLLVHRKVKNNGDGTADVAIKVKNFGTSAYSFRVHEMLPCKIDGAKPEPKVVTMGNDYDYIWEVSAAAGSSKVLSYKIGSATDEELRKLPQLIVEGIEEELVTGAKAFRGV; encoded by the coding sequence AGCCGGGATCCTGCCGGATATCCTTGTTCAGGTTGAGAGAACAGGCCAGGATTATGTAACCGTTATCATTGAAGACAACGGGCCGGGGATCGTAAGAGAACAGATCCCCAAAGTCTTTGCAAAGCTGCTCTACGGTTCAAGGTTCCATGCCCTCAAGCAGAGCAGGGGGCAGCAGGGAATAGGAATTTCGGCAGCTGTACTTTATGCTCAGATGACGGCAGGCAGGCACACAAAAATCCTCTCCAAGACCGGCTCAAACGTTCCTGCTCACTATTACGAGCTCATGATCAATACCGGCACCAATGAGCCTGATATCCTGGTCGATGAGGTCAGGGACTGGTTCCGCCCTCACGGGACCCAGATCGAACTGGAGATGAAAGCTGCCTATGTAAAAGGGAGGAGGCAGTCTATTTACGAATACCTTAAGGCCACTGCAATTGTAAACCCCCATGCAAGGGTTACTCTTATCGACCCTGACGGCAACGAGGAGGTCTTTGAAAGGGCTACGGATAAAATTCCTGATCCCGCAGAAGAAATCCTGCCCCATCCCGAAGGGATTGAACTGGGAACGCTTATGAAAATGCTCCACTACACGGAGCGCCAGAAGCTTGCTCCCTTCCTCCGCTACTCTTTTTGTAAGATCGGGCTGCTCACTGCCGAGGAAATCTGCAAGGCGGCGGGGCTTGATCCCGAAATAGATCCCCATGCCCTGGGGCGCCATGAGGCAAGAAAACTGATCGAGGCTTTCCAGAAGGTAAAGATCATGTCCCCGCCTACGGACTGCCTTTCCCCGATCGGGGAAGAGCTGATCTATAGGGGGCTTGAGAAAGAGACAAACGTGGACTTCATTGCCACAAGCACGCGAAAACCGGCCGTATATTCCGGGAACCCCTTTGTAGTGGAAGTGGGGCTTGCATACGGGGGCAATCTCCCGAAAGAAGAAAAGATCAGTATCATGCGTTTTGCAAATCGTGTGCCTCTGCTTTACCAGCAGGGAGGATGCGTGACCACCCATGCCGTAGAGGACATAAAATGGAAGCAGTACGGCTTAAACCAGCCCGGAGGAGGGGTTCCTACAGGGCCTGTTCTCCTCCTGATCCACGTCGCATCCATTAACGTGCCCTTTACATCCGAATCAAAAGATGCGATTGCCGATATTCCCGTAATTAAAGATGAAGTGGACCTTGCAGTCAAAGAAGTTGCAAGAAAACTCAAGCATTACCTGAGCAAGCAGAGCAACCTCAAGAAGCGCAGGGAAAAAGAGATTATCATTACGAAAGTGCTGCCGAAAATGGCAGCAAAGGTTGCAAATATCCTGGACAAGGACGTCCCTGACATAAACCCTGTTGTTGCAAAGATCATGGGGAACCTGCTTGTGCACAGGAAGGTCAAAAACAATGGCGACGGGACTGCGGATGTGGCAATAAAGGTCAAGAATTTCGGGACCTCGGCGTATTCTTTCAGGGTGCACGAAATGCTCCCCTGCAAAATTGACGGGGCAAAACCTGAGCCAAAGGTTGTTACCATGGGCAACGATTACGATTACATCTGGGAGGTTTCGGCAGCTGCAGGCTCTTCCAAAGTACTCAGCTACAAAATAGGTTCTGCAACCGACGAAGAACTCCGAAAGCTTCCTCAGCTGATTGTGGAAGGGATTGAAGAAGAACTGGTTACCGGGGCAAAGGCTTTCAGGGGTGTTTGA
- a CDS encoding DNA topoisomerase IV subunit A, which yields MAGDVNNEANSKKMQGDLLAKERLLELAGKIYNQFEEEVIPSVSLPSRTKANIEYSDESDVWVYGGRESERSAKTVKGAFQLLKTTYATDFLINEHLSQNRGSTLRELYYISEGWDYAKFKEQAESDRLIEDLELLTSLQREYFHMRPEEDGATMFGPIEISELTKRGTRNIHCQKDVGEGGYQIPFNVENIEFKNHDASMIIAIETGGMYARLMENGFDEAYNAILVHLKGQPARSTRRIIKRMNEELEIPVAVFTDGDPWSYRIYASVAYGAIKSAHLSEFMATPAAKFLGLQPSDIVEYELSTDKLTEQDISALRSELSDPRFESEYWKEQIQLQLNIGKKAEQQAFAGKGLDFVTEVYLPNRLKELGMV from the coding sequence ATGGCAGGAGACGTAAATAACGAAGCAAACAGCAAAAAAATGCAGGGAGATCTCCTGGCAAAGGAAAGGCTCCTTGAGCTTGCAGGAAAGATCTACAACCAGTTTGAAGAGGAGGTTATCCCGAGTGTCAGCCTCCCCAGCCGGACCAAGGCAAATATAGAATATTCCGATGAGAGTGATGTTTGGGTCTACGGGGGACGGGAAAGTGAGAGGAGCGCAAAGACCGTAAAAGGGGCGTTCCAGCTCCTGAAGACCACATATGCGACAGACTTCCTCATAAACGAACACCTTTCCCAGAACCGCGGTTCAACGCTTCGAGAACTTTATTACATCTCCGAAGGCTGGGACTATGCCAAATTCAAGGAACAGGCTGAAAGCGACCGCCTGATCGAAGACCTCGAACTCCTGACCAGCCTCCAGAGGGAGTATTTCCACATGCGCCCTGAAGAAGACGGGGCTACTATGTTCGGGCCTATTGAGATCTCGGAACTGACCAAACGGGGCACGCGGAATATCCACTGCCAGAAGGATGTGGGAGAAGGTGGGTACCAGATCCCCTTCAATGTGGAAAATATTGAGTTTAAGAATCACGACGCAAGCATGATTATTGCCATAGAAACCGGTGGTATGTATGCCCGTTTAATGGAAAACGGGTTTGATGAGGCTTATAATGCAATTCTTGTCCACCTGAAGGGCCAGCCTGCACGGTCAACCCGCAGAATAATCAAGCGTATGAACGAGGAGTTGGAGATTCCCGTAGCAGTCTTTACCGACGGTGACCCTTGGTCTTACAGGATCTATGCCTCGGTTGCCTACGGGGCTATAAAAAGCGCTCACCTCTCGGAATTCATGGCAACCCCCGCTGCCAAATTCCTTGGGCTTCAACCTTCGGATATTGTAGAATACGAACTTTCAACCGACAAGCTCACCGAGCAGGACATAAGTGCGCTTCGGAGCGAACTTTCCGACCCCCGCTTTGAATCCGAATACTGGAAAGAGCAGATCCAGCTCCAGCTCAATATCGGCAAGAAGGCCGAACAGCAGGCTTTCGCAGGAAAGGGTCTGGACTTCGTAACCGAGGTCTATCTTCCTAACCGGCTGAAAGAACTGGGCATGGTCTGA
- a CDS encoding ATP-binding protein, with amino-acid sequence MTGDKKSYFIFKDFIAILDLERYLRGNEIVIISGIRRCGKSSLLKLIAGQLEGVKFYVDFDDIRLANFEVKNFQDLQDLVTELYREELDKSETGQVYYFLDEIQNVPLWERWFNNLYKESKKVFATGSNSQLLSSEISTFLTGRNKVLRLFPFSFKEFLRLKGIEITGEEIEAGLLTSSGKAEIFSYFLEYFESGGFPLVLKSGDLELSRGYFEDILTKDVLVRYNIKEGKVLKDLALFLLSNVGRAHSYPTLRNITGIKSLSTIKNYIDYFRNVFLLYQVPRFDYSLKKQKVSSSKIYTVDNSFLKTVVFNFSENKGQRLENLVFVELLRREKEPYYHSEKKECDFVLREGLRVSEAIQVSVNLNNPETKKREIEGLKEAMEAYKLDSGLILTLEEEGTLDAGGREIVVKPVWKWFLE; translated from the coding sequence TTGACGGGCGATAAGAAGTCATATTTCATTTTTAAAGATTTCATTGCCATTCTCGACCTTGAGAGATACCTCAGGGGAAATGAAATCGTTATCATCTCGGGGATCAGGCGATGTGGGAAGAGTTCACTTTTGAAGTTGATAGCCGGGCAGCTTGAGGGGGTTAAGTTTTATGTGGACTTTGATGACATCCGGCTTGCAAACTTCGAAGTTAAGAATTTTCAGGATTTGCAGGACCTCGTAACTGAGCTTTACAGGGAGGAACTTGACAAAAGCGAAACAGGGCAAGTGTATTATTTTTTAGATGAGATACAGAACGTGCCGCTCTGGGAAAGATGGTTTAACAACCTTTACAAGGAAAGCAAAAAGGTATTTGCCACAGGCTCGAATTCCCAGCTCCTCAGTTCGGAAATATCTACATTTTTGACCGGAAGAAACAAAGTGCTCAGGCTTTTTCCTTTCTCCTTTAAGGAGTTCCTGCGCCTGAAGGGAATCGAGATTACAGGAGAAGAAATTGAAGCCGGACTTCTTACCAGCTCCGGGAAAGCTGAGATATTCAGTTATTTTCTGGAATACTTCGAAAGCGGAGGCTTTCCGCTTGTCCTGAAAAGCGGGGACCTTGAACTTTCCAGAGGATATTTTGAGGATATCCTGACCAAAGACGTTCTGGTCCGCTACAATATAAAGGAGGGAAAAGTTCTTAAGGACCTTGCCCTGTTCCTGCTTTCTAACGTGGGGAGGGCGCATTCTTACCCCACATTGAGAAACATAACCGGGATAAAGAGTTTAAGCACGATCAAAAACTATATTGATTACTTCCGGAATGTGTTTTTGCTCTACCAGGTTCCCAGGTTTGACTACTCACTGAAAAAGCAGAAGGTGTCGTCTTCAAAGATATATACCGTTGACAACAGTTTTCTGAAGACGGTGGTGTTCAATTTTTCCGAAAACAAAGGACAGAGGCTTGAGAACCTGGTCTTTGTCGAACTGTTGAGAAGAGAAAAAGAACCGTACTACCATTCCGAAAAAAAGGAATGCGATTTTGTGCTGAGGGAAGGACTGCGGGTTAGCGAGGCAATTCAGGTTTCAGTGAACCTTAACAATCCTGAAACAAAGAAGAGGGAAATTGAAGGATTAAAAGAGGCAATGGAAGCTTATAAACTTGACAGCGGGCTTATCCTGACGCTTGAAGAGGAAGGCACATTGGATGCAGGAGGGAGAGAAATAGTCGTGAAACCGGTATGGAAATGGTTCCTCGAATGA
- a CDS encoding tetratricopeptide repeat protein: protein MVSRRLQDSANRLFGKAATFIENGEYDRALESLKDVDKIMKKEKDPEISFHTLFLKGYAISKARDPEEALEFYGEALKIIEPLFSEEPGKKNYQKFISNTIEEIGSSFDELIDEERAKELLRPMKKQFEKVVRAFEELVKSDPENQEYLSGFLEIIGSMGLCYQVGELMDETVKLFDKKIDIYEKLFELGSGETDFLGDFDEDIELYGYFFRNYGHLKEAEENYLRAAGIYRKMIERDPENSMAEYYLSYTYSYLGSLYSDMETLEKAERYYEEAVELMDKGYKEFPEDYAYAVSLANIHESYGIAFSNREDLEKSIANYTKAREIYRDLIINHPSEFAHNKKIAMYLDDLGDRFSKIGEFEAAELCYKDKLDVFRNLHDEDPEDLNPIIEISDTYEELGDLFAEHGETEKAKDYYEKEIEIYESLLETEPDALDYKTYKAEVQAAIGKLYLDEKPEKARKYFEDALSVLENNFGLEAEMDIHYSVLKKVLNNFIQLFKNQEEHEKASEMYSKLLAVQQRMLDLNPEEREYKEDLAVTYTNLALLHSERGDIEQEARYHRLALDIHEKILEESSDYPLFLQRFVTGIYLLGSRIKLDEESRGKENGIVKEYLELAKKAENKLYAVKPEIMEDKELIAEIAEKMGISFRENEMYEEAIEEFKRSLAIREKLHEKNPENLNYLTVLEGTFHQMGITFLAQTDLEKAKEALEKAMNLNAKLLETDPEDFNYLARSSMIFETYSSVLENMGKSEEAAKYLAKAEAINAKLGYSNE from the coding sequence ATGGTATCAAGACGACTTCAGGATTCTGCAAATCGTTTATTTGGCAAAGCAGCCACTTTCATTGAGAATGGAGAGTATGACAGGGCTCTTGAGAGCTTGAAAGATGTCGATAAAATAATGAAAAAAGAAAAAGACCCTGAAATTTCTTTCCATACCTTATTTTTGAAGGGATACGCAATAAGTAAGGCTAGAGATCCTGAGGAAGCTCTGGAATTTTATGGGGAAGCCCTAAAAATCATCGAGCCGCTTTTTTCGGAAGAGCCGGGGAAAAAGAACTATCAAAAATTCATAAGCAATACGATTGAAGAGATAGGGAGTTCATTTGACGAGCTTATTGATGAGGAAAGAGCTAAAGAGCTGCTGAGACCGATGAAAAAGCAGTTTGAGAAAGTGGTCCGGGCATTTGAAGAACTGGTAAAATCAGACCCTGAAAATCAGGAATATCTTTCCGGCTTCCTGGAGATTATTGGAAGTATGGGGTTGTGTTATCAAGTCGGGGAGTTGATGGACGAGACGGTGAAGCTCTTTGACAAAAAAATAGACATCTACGAAAAACTCTTCGAGCTTGGGTCTGGAGAGACGGATTTTCTCGGCGATTTTGATGAGGACATCGAACTTTACGGGTATTTTTTCCGGAATTACGGACACCTGAAGGAAGCCGAAGAAAATTACCTCAGAGCAGCAGGAATTTACAGGAAAATGATTGAGAGAGACCCTGAAAACAGCATGGCCGAATATTACCTGAGCTATACTTACAGCTACCTTGGGAGCCTGTATTCCGATATGGAAACTTTGGAAAAGGCAGAACGGTATTACGAGGAAGCTGTGGAATTGATGGATAAAGGCTATAAAGAATTTCCCGAGGACTATGCGTATGCAGTTTCTTTAGCCAATATTCATGAAAGCTATGGCATTGCGTTTTCCAATAGAGAAGATCTTGAAAAGTCAATCGCGAATTACACAAAAGCCAGGGAAATTTACCGGGACCTGATAATAAACCACCCTTCAGAATTTGCACACAACAAAAAAATTGCAATGTATCTGGATGACCTGGGGGACCGTTTTTCAAAAATAGGGGAATTCGAGGCTGCAGAACTCTGCTACAAAGACAAACTGGATGTTTTCCGGAACCTGCATGATGAAGATCCCGAAGACCTGAATCCCATAATTGAAATTTCCGATACATATGAAGAACTCGGAGACCTCTTTGCAGAACACGGGGAAACTGAAAAAGCAAAGGATTACTACGAAAAAGAAATCGAAATCTACGAAAGCCTTCTGGAAACAGAGCCCGATGCCCTGGACTATAAAACATATAAGGCTGAGGTACAGGCTGCTATAGGAAAACTCTATCTTGATGAAAAACCCGAAAAAGCACGGAAATATTTTGAGGATGCTCTGTCAGTGCTTGAAAACAATTTCGGGCTGGAAGCGGAAATGGATATACATTATTCAGTGCTCAAAAAGGTACTCAACAACTTTATTCAATTATTCAAAAATCAGGAAGAGCATGAAAAGGCATCCGAGATGTACAGCAAATTACTTGCAGTCCAGCAGCGTATGCTTGACCTGAACCCCGAAGAAAGGGAATATAAAGAAGACCTCGCGGTCACATACACTAACCTTGCACTCCTTCATTCCGAAAGAGGGGATATTGAGCAGGAAGCCCGTTATCACAGGCTGGCTCTCGACATTCATGAAAAAATATTGGAAGAATCCTCTGACTATCCGTTATTCCTGCAAAGGTTTGTCACCGGCATTTATCTCCTCGGATCAAGAATTAAGCTCGATGAAGAATCCCGGGGAAAAGAAAACGGCATTGTCAAGGAATACCTTGAGCTCGCTAAAAAAGCAGAGAATAAACTTTATGCTGTCAAACCGGAAATAATGGAAGATAAGGAACTGATTGCCGAAATCGCTGAAAAGATGGGTATTTCTTTCAGAGAGAACGAAATGTATGAGGAGGCGATTGAAGAATTCAAACGTTCCCTTGCAATCCGCGAAAAATTGCACGAAAAAAACCCCGAAAATCTGAATTATTTAACTGTTCTTGAAGGCACATTCCACCAGATGGGAATCACATTCTTAGCCCAAACGGATCTGGAAAAAGCAAAGGAAGCCCTCGAAAAAGCAATGAACCTCAATGCAAAACTGCTTGAAACCGATCCCGAGGACTTTAATTACCTTGCCCGTTCTTCCATGATATTTGAAACATATTCAAGTGTACTTGAGAATATGGGCAAATCCGAAGAAGCTGCGAAATACCTTGCAAAAGCCGAGGCGATTAATGCAAAACTGGGATATAGTAATGAATGA
- the gyrA gene encoding DNA gyrase subunit A — protein MAKYKEEKESEVEIKKSYQATLIREEPGKKIELALSDPSSDEPGDEGSEPDDNGVTAILIDDEMKRSYINYAMSVIVGRALPDARDGLKPVHRRILFSMKESGITHDKPYKKSARVVGDVLGKYHPHGDAAVYDSIVRMVQDFSLRYPLIDGQGNFGSIDGDEAAAMRYTEVRMDRIAEEMLADIEKETVPFRPNYDGSLEEPEVLPAKLPNLLINGSTGIAVGMATNMAPHNISEVIDGTLMLIENPETTISGLMNVVKGPDFPTGAHILGTAGIRSAYMTGRGPVKIRAVTEIQELKKDRQQIVVTELPYQVNKARMIENIAQLVREKVIVGISDLRDESDRDGIRVVIELSKGTNARVILNQLYKHTQMETTFGVINLALVDGKPKELNLKQLLEIYLEYRMEIIQKRTLYDLKKGEERAHILEGLRISLDNIDAVVALIKGSANADEAKQGLVDNFSLDEVQAKAILDMRLQRLTGLETRKILEELESLIKLIAELKKILESDELKYEIIRAELLELKNKYGDARRTKIIHYTEEVTDEDLIPEEDVVVTITNSGYIKRLPLDTYSMQRRGGRGIIGMEMKEEDFVENLFISSTHNYILFFTNRGRLYWQKVYEIPEGSRQSRGKAIVNLLELREGEMVNAMIPVKEFAEDRYLLMATRAGTIKKTPLSEFRNPRKAGIIAVSLDEGDELVKVLLTDGKQEIVMVSKKGKSIRFSEGDVRPMGRTARGVRGMTLDGPGDEVVSLDLVDETTTLLTVTENGFGKRTEYSQYPAHRRGGKGVITIVTNLRNGSVSNVKSVAEDDELMFTSAEGIIIRIPAKDISIQGRNTQGVRIMNMKSGDKVVGMARIKAEDEGQKQLRLTDLKAGKAESEKSEFEAGKEE, from the coding sequence ATGGCAAAATACAAAGAAGAAAAAGAATCAGAAGTTGAAATAAAAAAATCTTATCAGGCTACCCTTATTCGCGAAGAGCCCGGCAAGAAAATCGAATTGGCGTTATCCGATCCTTCTTCGGATGAACCTGGAGACGAAGGGTCTGAACCCGATGATAATGGAGTTACAGCTATTCTTATTGACGATGAAATGAAGCGCTCTTACATTAATTATGCAATGAGCGTCATCGTCGGAAGGGCACTTCCCGATGCAAGAGACGGCTTAAAGCCGGTCCACCGCAGGATCCTTTTTTCAATGAAGGAATCCGGGATTACTCACGACAAACCCTATAAGAAGTCAGCCCGTGTGGTGGGTGACGTGCTTGGTAAATACCACCCTCACGGAGACGCTGCTGTCTATGACAGTATCGTGAGGATGGTGCAGGACTTCTCACTTCGCTATCCTCTGATCGATGGGCAGGGAAACTTCGGGTCCATTGATGGGGACGAGGCTGCAGCCATGCGATATACCGAAGTCCGCATGGATAGGATTGCAGAGGAGATGCTAGCTGACATTGAAAAGGAGACCGTTCCGTTCAGGCCTAACTATGACGGGTCCCTCGAAGAACCGGAAGTCCTTCCTGCAAAGCTCCCGAATCTCCTTATCAACGGGTCAACCGGAATTGCCGTAGGAATGGCAACGAACATGGCGCCCCACAATATAAGTGAGGTCATTGACGGGACCCTTATGCTTATTGAAAACCCGGAAACCACGATTTCGGGACTGATGAACGTGGTAAAGGGGCCGGACTTTCCCACAGGAGCTCATATCCTGGGGACAGCAGGCATAAGGTCTGCATACATGACAGGCAGAGGGCCTGTAAAGATAAGGGCGGTTACCGAAATCCAGGAGCTTAAAAAAGATAGGCAGCAGATTGTAGTTACCGAACTTCCCTACCAGGTGAACAAGGCCAGAATGATTGAAAACATCGCCCAGCTTGTCAGGGAAAAGGTAATTGTCGGAATTTCCGATCTGCGGGACGAATCCGACAGGGATGGAATAAGGGTCGTAATCGAGCTTTCAAAGGGCACAAACGCCAGGGTTATCTTAAACCAGCTTTACAAGCACACCCAGATGGAAACTACTTTCGGGGTTATCAACCTTGCCCTTGTGGACGGAAAGCCCAAGGAGCTGAACCTGAAACAGCTTCTGGAGATCTACCTTGAGTACCGGATGGAAATAATCCAGAAGCGGACGCTCTACGACCTGAAGAAGGGCGAAGAAAGAGCCCACATTCTTGAAGGGTTGAGGATTTCCCTTGATAACATAGACGCAGTGGTTGCCCTTATCAAGGGTTCTGCAAACGCTGACGAAGCTAAGCAGGGCCTGGTGGATAATTTTTCCCTTGACGAAGTGCAGGCAAAGGCTATTCTGGACATGCGCCTGCAGCGCCTTACCGGGCTTGAGACCCGGAAAATCCTTGAGGAACTGGAAAGCCTCATAAAATTGATCGCCGAACTCAAAAAGATCCTTGAAAGCGATGAACTCAAGTACGAGATTATCAGGGCCGAACTCCTTGAACTCAAGAATAAGTACGGAGATGCCCGCAGGACAAAGATCATACATTACACGGAAGAAGTGACCGATGAAGACCTGATCCCGGAAGAAGACGTTGTGGTCACGATTACAAACAGCGGTTACATAAAACGTCTTCCTCTTGACACCTATTCCATGCAACGCCGCGGAGGCAGAGGTATTATTGGCATGGAAATGAAGGAGGAAGACTTTGTGGAAAACCTCTTCATTTCCTCAACTCACAACTATATCCTCTTCTTTACAAACAGGGGAAGGCTCTACTGGCAGAAGGTCTATGAAATCCCCGAAGGCTCCCGCCAGTCGAGAGGCAAAGCCATAGTAAACCTGCTTGAGCTGCGGGAAGGTGAAATGGTCAATGCAATGATCCCTGTAAAAGAGTTTGCCGAAGACAGATACCTTCTTATGGCAACAAGGGCAGGGACGATCAAAAAGACCCCACTATCCGAGTTCCGGAACCCGAGGAAAGCCGGCATAATCGCAGTCAGCCTGGATGAAGGCGACGAGCTTGTCAAAGTTCTCCTTACTGACGGAAAACAGGAAATTGTGATGGTCTCAAAGAAAGGCAAATCCATCCGTTTCTCCGAAGGAGACGTCCGCCCTATGGGGAGAACCGCAAGAGGTGTCCGCGGCATGACTCTTGACGGTCCCGGCGACGAAGTGGTCAGCCTTGACCTGGTCGATGAGACTACAACCCTCCTTACTGTGACTGAAAACGGCTTCGGTAAAAGGACAGAATATTCCCAGTACCCGGCCCACCGCCGCGGCGGAAAAGGTGTGATTACAATTGTCACAAATCTCAGGAACGGCTCAGTCTCCAATGTAAAATCCGTAGCTGAAGACGACGAACTCATGTTCACAAGCGCAGAAGGCATAATCATCCGCATCCCGGCAAAAGATATCTCAATCCAGGGAAGAAACACACAGGGCGTAAGGATCATGAACATGAAATCCGGAGACAAGGTCGTCGGGATGGCCCGTATCAAAGCAGAAGATGAGGGTCAAAAACAGCTGAGACTCACGGACCTCAAAGCCGGAAAAGCAGAAAGTGAAAAATCTGAATTCGAGGCCGGCAAAGAAGAATGA
- the gyrB gene encoding DNA topoisomerase (ATP-hydrolyzing) subunit B, producing the protein MSDEQVYDASHIQVLEGLEAVRKRPSMYIGSTDGRGLHHLVYEVVDNSIDEALAGFCTRVDVTINPDGSVTVIDNGRGIPIDPHPVHKKSALEVVMTILHAGGKFDKDTYKVSGGLHGVGVSVVNALSEWTEVEVSRDGKKYSQRYIRGKPESDVREIGTSDLAGTKTTFKPDARIFETTDFQYDILSNRLRELAFLNRGLTISLNDLRSPDGQADTFTYSGGIVEFVEYLNKKKQPLHDKPIYFERQRDDMVVEIAMQYTNSYTENVYSFANNINTHEGGTHIIGFKSALTRVANDYIKANKLSKEDTKLTGDDVREGLTAIISVKLMEPQFEGQTKTRLGNSDVKGIVDSLVTDGLAEYFEENPKVANVILEKALLAQRAREAAKKARELTRRKSALEVSTLPGKLADCSEKDPSVCEIYIVEGNSAGGSAKQGRDRGFQAILPLRGKILNVEKSRLAKILKNNEVVSLITALGTGVSEDFTLESARYHKVILMTDADVDGAHIRTLLLTLFFRYMRPLIDAGYVYIAQPPLYRIKKGKSEYYIHSDRELEVKKKELGEKGLAIQRYKGLGEMNPEQLWETTMNPESRTLLQVTLEDAIRADEIFRVLMGDEVEPRRNFIETHAKEVVDLDI; encoded by the coding sequence ATGAGTGATGAACAGGTTTATGACGCTTCACATATCCAGGTACTCGAGGGCCTTGAAGCTGTCCGAAAACGCCCGAGCATGTATATAGGGAGCACAGATGGCCGCGGGCTCCACCACTTAGTCTACGAGGTTGTAGACAACAGTATTGATGAAGCTCTTGCAGGCTTCTGTACAAGGGTCGATGTCACGATCAATCCCGATGGAAGCGTGACGGTAATTGACAATGGGAGGGGTATCCCTATCGACCCCCATCCGGTGCACAAAAAATCAGCCCTTGAGGTCGTGATGACGATTCTGCACGCGGGAGGAAAATTCGACAAGGATACCTACAAGGTCTCCGGAGGACTGCATGGGGTAGGTGTCTCGGTAGTAAATGCCCTTTCGGAATGGACTGAAGTAGAAGTAAGCAGAGATGGAAAAAAGTACTCCCAGCGTTACATTCGCGGAAAGCCGGAGTCAGATGTTCGGGAAATAGGAACTTCGGACCTTGCAGGCACAAAAACCACTTTCAAACCCGATGCAAGAATTTTTGAAACCACGGATTTCCAGTACGATATTCTCTCAAACAGGCTTAGAGAGCTGGCTTTCCTTAACAGGGGCCTCACAATCAGCCTGAATGACTTAAGAAGCCCCGACGGGCAGGCTGACACTTTCACTTATAGCGGCGGAATTGTCGAATTCGTGGAGTACCTGAACAAGAAAAAGCAGCCCCTTCACGATAAGCCGATTTATTTCGAACGGCAAAGAGATGACATGGTTGTAGAAATTGCAATGCAGTACACGAACAGCTATACTGAAAACGTGTACTCTTTTGCAAACAACATCAATACCCATGAGGGCGGGACCCATATAATAGGTTTCAAGAGTGCCCTTACAAGGGTTGCAAATGATTACATAAAAGCCAACAAGCTCTCCAAAGAAGACACAAAGCTGACCGGAGACGATGTAAGGGAAGGGCTGACTGCAATCATCAGTGTCAAGCTTATGGAACCTCAGTTTGAGGGGCAGACCAAGACAAGGCTCGGAAACAGTGATGTCAAGGGAATAGTTGACTCCCTTGTAACGGACGGGCTTGCGGAATACTTTGAGGAAAACCCGAAGGTCGCAAACGTTATCCTTGAAAAAGCCCTCCTCGCCCAGAGAGCCCGGGAGGCTGCAAAAAAGGCAAGGGAACTTACCCGCCGAAAGAGCGCGCTCGAGGTCAGCACCCTGCCCGGAAAACTTGCAGATTGCTCGGAAAAAGACCCTTCAGTCTGCGAGATTTACATCGTAGAAGGTAATTCGGCAGGAGGTTCGGCAAAACAGGGCAGGGACAGGGGTTTTCAGGCAATATTACCCCTCAGGGGCAAGATCTTGAATGTGGAGAAATCCAGACTTGCGAAGATCCTGAAAAACAACGAGGTCGTCTCTCTTATTACTGCCCTCGGGACCGGAGTCAGTGAGGACTTCACTCTGGAAAGTGCTCGCTATCATAAAGTCATCCTCATGACTGATGCTGATGTGGATGGAGCGCACATCAGGACTCTTCTTCTTACTCTGTTCTTCCGCTATATGAGGCCCCTGATCGACGCCGGATACGTATATATCGCCCAGCCTCCGCTCTACCGCATAAAGAAAGGCAAATCTGAGTACTATATACACTCGGACAGGGAACTTGAAGTAAAGAAAAAAGAACTCGGGGAAAAAGGACTTGCCATCCAACGCTACAAAGGTCTTGGAGAAATGAACCCGGAGCAGCTCTGGGAAACCACCATGAACCCTGAGAGCCGCACACTTTTGCAGGTTACTCTGGAAGATGCGATCCGCGCTGACGAAATCTTCCGCGTCCTGATGGGAGATGAGGTCGAGCCTCGCAGAAACTTCATTGAAACTCACGCAAAAGAGGTCGTGGATCTGGACATCTGA